The Triticum aestivum cultivar Chinese Spring chromosome 7B, IWGSC CS RefSeq v2.1, whole genome shotgun sequence genome window below encodes:
- the LOC123156287 gene encoding WD repeat-containing protein 26 homolog has translation MGGFEDDEPPSKRARASSVESATLSDIPCYSKPTNPLGGTMARPLTSQGKEVMVGSKGLIKRDEFVRIITKSLYTLGYEKTGAVLEEESGIKLHSPPVNVFRKQVLDGNWDSAVVTLNTLDLLDENIVKSAVFLLLEQKFFELLRNGNVMGAMKTLQSEISPLGINRKRVHEMASCLISSPQNVLVGFSKPGIESSNSRFKLLEELQKVLPPTIMVPERRLENLVEQALTVQREACYLHNSVDGPSLYIDHHCGRDQIPSQALQVLCAHRDEVWFLQFSNNGKYLASASNDKTAVIWKVDEDGELLLKHTLTGHEKPVMMVAWSPDDCQLLTCGMEEVIRRWDVESGECIHVYEKSGVGLLSCGWFPDGKQILSGLNDQSLCLWDLDGKQADCWEGQRSTKTSDFAVSKDGKLIISTSRDSAILLFNRDTKQERLIEEEHTVTSFSLSEDGDFLLVNLINEQIHLWNIRNDPIQVKQYTGHKRSRFVIRSCFGGSEQAFIASGSEDAKVYIWHRASGDVIETLSGHSGAVNCVSWNPTNPHMLASASDDHTIRIWGLKKATVKRRDAGSSSGSNGIHMNGSANGNGFVHQCNGSRSK, from the exons ATGGGAGGTTTTGAAGATGATGAACCGCCATCAAAACGGGCAAGAGCATCCTCAGTAGAATCAGCAACTTTGTCAGACATCCCCTGTTATTCGAAACCCACTAATCCTTTGGGAGGTACAATGGCTAGACCTTTGACTTCCCAAGGGAAAGAAGTTATGGTTGGCTCTAAAGGTTTAATTAAGAGGGATGAATTTGTGAGGATAATCACAAAATCTCTGTATACTCTAGGATATGAAAAAACTGGAGCTGTTCTTGAGGAAGAATCAGGTATAAAACTGCATTCCCCACCAGTGAATGTTTTCAGAAAGCAGGTGCTTGATGGGAATTGGGACAGTGCAGTAGTTACCTTGAACACACTTGATCTTCTGGACGAAAACATTGTGAAGTCTGCAGTATTTTTGTTATTGGAGCAGAAATTTTTTGAACTTCTGAGAAATGGCAATGTCATGGGTGCTATGAAGACGCTGCAAAGTGAGATCTCCCCCCTTGGCATTAACAGAAAAAGAGTTCATGAAATGGCAAGTTGCTTAATTTCTTCTCCGCAAAATGTCTTGGTTGGTTTTTCAAAGCCTGGAATTGAATCTTCTAACTCACGGTTTAAGCTCCTAGAGGAACTGCAAAAGGTGCTCCCCCCTACCATTATGGTACCTGAGAGGAGGTTAGAGAATTTAGTTGAACAGGCACTTACTGTACAACGTGAAGCTTGTTATCTCCATAATTCTGTTGATGGCCCGTCACTCTATATCGATCATCACTGTGGGAGAGATCAGATACCATCTCAAGCGCTGCAG GTTTTGTGTGCACACCGTGACGAAGTATGGTTTCTCCAATTTTCGAACAATGGGAAGTATTTAGCATCGGCATCAAATGATAAAACTGCAGTCATATGGAAG GTTGATGAAGATGGAGAACTATTGCTGAAGCATACATTGACTGGTCATGAGAAACCAGTGATGATGGTTGCATGGAGCCCTGATGATTGCCAGCTTCTCACATgtggaatggaagaagtcatccggCGCTGGGATGTTGAATCTGGCGAATGTATTCATGTTTATGAAAAATCTGGCGTTGGTCTGTTGTCATGTGGTTGGTTTCCAGATGGAAAGCAAATATTGTCTGGTTTAAATGATCAAAGCCTTTGCTTGTGGGATTTAGATGGAAAACAAGCAGATTGCTGGGAAGGGCAGAGGTCAACGAAAACATCTGATTTTGCTGTCTCAAAAGATGGCAAACTTATAATAAGCACCAGTAGAGATTCCGCAATTCTGTTATTCAATAGGGACACAAAACAGGAGAGGCTGATTGAAGAGGAGCATACAGTCACTTCATTTTCTCTTTCGGAAGATGGCGATTTCTTGCTTGTAAATCTTATAAATGAGCAGATTCATTTGTGGAACATAAGGAATGATCCCATTCAAGTTAAACAGTACACTGGCCATAAGCGCAGCCGGTTTGTGATAAGGTCATGTTTCGGTGGATCTGAGCAGGCCTTTATTGCCAGTGGAAGCGAAGACGCAAAG GTCTATATATGGCACAGAGCTAGTGGAGATGTTATCGAGACCCTGTCTGGCCACTCGGGTGCGGTCAACTGCGTAAGCTGGAACCCTACAAATCCACATATGCTTGCATCTGCGAGTGATGATCATACCATTCGCATATGGGGGCTAAAGAAAGCCACCGTGAAGCGAAGGGACgcaggcagcagcagcggcagtaaTGGGATCCACATGAACGGCAGTGCCAACGGCAACGGTTTTGTTCACCAGTGCAACGGAAGCCGCAGCAAGTGA